The following proteins are co-located in the Komagataeibacter sp. FNDCF1 genome:
- a CDS encoding HU family DNA-binding protein produces MEKPLNKQELVAAVAEEADLAKAKAGEVVDAVFGAIEKALASKQEVRLVGFGTFVTATRKAAKGRNPRTGEPLDIPASTSVRFKPGKNLKEAVSK; encoded by the coding sequence ATGGAGAAGCCACTTAACAAGCAGGAACTCGTCGCTGCTGTAGCCGAGGAAGCCGATCTGGCCAAGGCGAAGGCTGGCGAAGTGGTTGATGCGGTTTTCGGTGCGATTGAAAAGGCCCTGGCCAGCAAGCAGGAAGTCCGTCTGGTTGGTTTCGGTACGTTCGTGACCGCAACCCGCAAGGCAGCCAAGGGGCGCAATCCCCGTACGGGTGAACCGCTGGATATTCCGGCTTCCACGTCCGTGCGCTTCAAGCCCGGCAAGAACCTGAAGGAAGCGGTCAGCAAGTAA